GCCGTGAGCACGCGCGTTTCCACGCCCTTGCGCTCCAGGCTGTTCTGGATCGCCAGCGCGTTGATGACCGTGGCCAGCATCCCCATGTAGTCGGCGCTCACCCGGTCCATCCCCTCGGCGCTGGCCTTGGTGCCGCGGACGATGTTGCCGCCCCCGATCACCAGCCCCAGCGCCACGCCCATCTCATGGACGTGGCGGATCTCGTCGATCAGGCGGTCGACGACGGGAGGGCTGATGCCAAAACCCTGCTCCCCGGCAAGCGCCTCGCCGGAGATCTTCAACAGCACGCGGGGATAGTGCAGCCCCTCGGTCCCGCCGTCGGCCGCCCCGCTCATTCGCCCAGGCCGTAGCGCGAGAAGCGGCGCACGTCGATCTTTTCGCCCGTCTTGGCGCTGACTTCGGTGATCAGCTGGCCCACGGTCTGGTCGGGGTTCTTCACGTACGGCTGCTCCAGCAGCGCCTGGTCGGCGTAGAACTTGTCGATCTTGCCGTCCACGATCTTGTCCCAGATGGCTTCCGGCTTGCCGGATTCCTTCATCTGCTCGCGGTACACGGCGCGCTCGCGCTCCACCAGCTCGGCCGGAAAGTCTTCACGGCGGATCGCCACCGGGTTGGCCGCGGCGATGTGCATGGCAATGTCGCGCACCAGCTGCTGAAAGGCGTCGTTGCGGGCCACGAAGTCGGTCTCGCAGTTCACTTCCACCAGCACGCCGATCTTGCCGCCCATGTGGATGTAGCTGCCGATGGCGCCTTCACGGGCCTCGCGCTCGGCGCGCTTGGCCGCCTTGGCCGCGCCGCGGGCGCGCAGCAGGTCGATCGCCGCCTCCATGTCGCCGCCGGACTCGGTGAGCGCGCCCTTGCACTCCATCATCCCGGCCCCGGTGCGCTCCCGGAGTTCCTTGACCGCCTGTGCGCTGATTACGTTGGACATCGTAGAGTATCCGTCCCGGAAAAGTGCGTCGTTTGCTGTCGGCCGGCGCTGCGGCGGGGCCGCGGGCCGGAGAATCGGGGTTCCGGGGCGCTCGCGCAACCCCGTAGCCCGGCGAATTCGCCCGCGCGGTGCGCGGGTACGGAAAGGGGCCGCCGGCGTGCTGCGCCGGGGGCCCCTGAAAAACCGTGCGCTCGGCGCGGGCCTCAGCCCTCGTCGCCCCCGTCAGCCGACCCCGGAGCGCCGCCGGCGCTGGGCCGGCGCTTGCGGCGCGGGCGGCGCTTCTGGTTGCGGTCGTCGCCGCGGTCGGCCGGCTTCTGCTCGCCGGTCTCGCTGCTGTACGTGGTCGCCTCGGGCTCGTCGCTGCGGCGGCGGTCGTCCACCGGCATGGCGGCGCGGGCCTCCAGGATGGCGTCGGTGATGGCGCCGCTGATCACTTCCACCGCGCGGATCGCGTCGTCGTTGCCCGCGATGGGCACCGTGAGCAGGTCCGGGTCGGCGTTGGTGTCGGCGATGGCGATCACCGGAATGCCCAGCTTGTTGGCCTCGCTGATGGCGATCTTTTCACGCTTGGCGTCCACCACGAACAGCGCGCCCGGCAGGCGGGCCATGTCCTTCACACCGGCCAGGTACTTCTCCAGGCGCTCGCGCTCCCGGTCAAGCATCAGGCGTTCCTTCTTGGTGTAGTGCTCGAAGGCGCCCTCGTCCTGGCCGCGCTCCAGCTCGCGCATGCGGCGGATCTGCTTCTTGATCGTGGTGAAGTTGGTGAGCATGCCGCCCAGCCAGCGCTCCGTCACGAAGAACGACCCCGACCGCTCGCTGGTGCTTTCCACCACGCCCTTGAGCTGCTTCTTGGTGCAGACAAAGAGAATGCGGTCGCCGCGCGACACCACGCCCCGCACCAGCTCCTGGGCGAGTTCGATCTGCCGCTGCGTCTTCTTGAGGTCGATGATGTAGATGCCGTTGCGCTCCGCGAAGATGAACTTGCGCATCTTCGGGTTCCACCGGCTGGTCTGGTGCCCGAAATGGACACCGGCTTCCAGGAGTTCCTGGATCTGAGGGACGGCCATGCTGATCGGTCCTGTAAGTACGGTTTTCC
This Longimicrobium terrae DNA region includes the following protein-coding sequences:
- the tsf gene encoding translation elongation factor Ts — its product is MSNVISAQAVKELRERTGAGMMECKGALTESGGDMEAAIDLLRARGAAKAAKRAEREAREGAIGSYIHMGGKIGVLVEVNCETDFVARNDAFQQLVRDIAMHIAAANPVAIRREDFPAELVERERAVYREQMKESGKPEAIWDKIVDGKIDKFYADQALLEQPYVKNPDQTVGQLITEVSAKTGEKIDVRRFSRYGLGE
- the rpsB gene encoding 30S ribosomal protein S2 — translated: MAVPQIQELLEAGVHFGHQTSRWNPKMRKFIFAERNGIYIIDLKKTQRQIELAQELVRGVVSRGDRILFVCTKKQLKGVVESTSERSGSFFVTERWLGGMLTNFTTIKKQIRRMRELERGQDEGAFEHYTKKERLMLDRERERLEKYLAGVKDMARLPGALFVVDAKREKIAISEANKLGIPVIAIADTNADPDLLTVPIAGNDDAIRAVEVISGAITDAILEARAAMPVDDRRRSDEPEATTYSSETGEQKPADRGDDRNQKRRPRRKRRPSAGGAPGSADGGDEG